The proteins below come from a single Eucalyptus grandis isolate ANBG69807.140 chromosome 3, ASM1654582v1, whole genome shotgun sequence genomic window:
- the LOC104436862 gene encoding umecyanin produces MKMVTRANLTAWLIAMIAAGFIEVDTVAAATYMVGDGLGWTVPSNVSYYQSWAASKTFMVGDKLSFNWTGTHNVAEVSKAEYDNCTKVVSVLGSSGDIQLLKGGSHYYICTVDSHCELGQKLSITVGSSTAAPTSPSNSASSTAFDSSVLVPAFVTIAYLSLLCHNTRH; encoded by the exons ATGAAGATGGTAACTCGCGCAAATTTGACGGCGTGGTTGATCGCGATGATCGCGGCGGGATTCATAGAGGTCGACACAGTGGCGGCGGCGACATACATGGTCGGAGACGGATTGGGGTGGACCGTCCCCTCCAACGTATCCTATTACCAGTCTTGGGCTGCCTCCAAGACTTTCATGGTTGGCGACAAGCTAT CTTTCAATTGGACGGGGACGCACAACGTGGCTGAAGTATCAAAGGCCGAGTACGACAACTGCACCAAGGTCGTATCCGTTCTGGGCAGTTCGGGGGACATCCAGCTTTTGAAGGGCGGGTCTCACTATTACATCTGCACCGTCGATTCACACTGCGAGCTCGGCCAGAAGCTGTCCATCACCGTCGGATCGTCAACAGCTGCTCCGACCTCACCGAGCAATTCCGCTTCGTCGACGGCTTTTGACTCCAGTGTCTTGGTCCCTGCATTCGTTACCATCGCCTATCTCAGTTTACTGTGTCATAACACTCGTCATTGA
- the LOC104436864 gene encoding blue copper protein-like, with the protein MARRLGGVIFAAVAVVMAALLSGSAAQVPAPPPEHPKGVVTYTVGDAMGWTIPAGGAAAYEAWANSQIFEVGDILVFNFNDGAHDVAEVTETAFSSCDGTNTLSISTVPPARITLATAGQHFFICTVPGHCSLGQKVAINVTAPSPSGTPPSSSSAVPPPKAATPPSAATPTSSTAAPTRPPSASAPSSPATSPRTSAVTPAPSTSSPPPKAATPSPATTLPPSSTAAPPSSTPAPSAMAASPAGDAVPPAPGNSAASLGVTGVSAVVLTAVVALLTSP; encoded by the exons ATGGCGAGGCGTTTGGGCGGTGTTATTTTCGCGGCGGTGGCAGTGGTGATGGCGGCTCTTTTGTCGGGATCTGCTGCACAGGTGCCTGCGCCGCCGCCGGAGCATCCGAAAGGGGTGGTGACTTACACGGTTGGAGATGCCATGGGGTGGACTATACCTGCGGGAGGCGCGGCGGCGTATGAAGCTTGGGCTAACAGTCAGATCTTCGAGGTTGGAGACATTTTAG TCTTCAACTTCAACGACGGAGCGCACGACGTGGCTGAAGTGACGGAGACGGCTTTCAGTTCATGCGACGGCACCAACACCCTCTCTATCTCCACCGTCCCACCGGCGAGGATCACCCTTGCCACCGCCGGCCAGCATTTCTTCATCTGTACCGTCCCTGGCCACTGCTCGTTAGGCCAAAAGGTTGCCATCAACGTCACCGCCCCCAGCCCCTCCGGCACTCCCCCGTCATCCTCCTCAGCCGTCCCGCCGCCCAAGGCAGCCACTCCTCCCTCTGCTGCCACCCCGACGTCCTCCACCGCGGCTCCAACTCGGCCGCCCTCGGCCTCTGCTCCGTCATCCCCGGCGACTTCTCCACGGACCAGCGCCGTGACCCCGGCACCTTCCACCTCAAGTCCTCCACCGAAAGCAGCAACTCCATCACCGGCCACCACCCTGCCGCCCTCCAGCACGGCTGCTCCACCATCTTCAACCCCGGCTCCCTCGGCAATGGCAGCATCTCCTGCTGGAGATGCGGTTCCTCCCGCCCCAGGGAACTCGGCAGCATCGCTTGGCGTCACCGGAGTTTCTGCAGTAGTTTTGACTGCGGTCGTAGCTCTACTTACTTCTCCGTGA